A single genomic interval of Notolabrus celidotus isolate fNotCel1 chromosome 13, fNotCel1.pri, whole genome shotgun sequence harbors:
- the LOC117824352 gene encoding G-protein coupled receptor 6: MNESLVVNDSSASPAGEALPWMEAEYAEHNGSMEFSTASLNFPINPWDIMLCMSGTVIACENAIVVAIIFYTPTLRTPMFVLIGSLATADFLAGMGLILNFVFQYVISSETISLITVGFLVASFTASISSLLAITVDRYLSLYNALTYFSEKTLQYVHLMLLVTWGVSLFLGLLPVLGWNCLDEPSSCSIVRPLTRSNLMVLATSFFAIFILMLTLYFKICKIVCHHAHQIALQQHFFATSHYVATKKGVSTLAIILGTFGASWLPFAIYCLVGEKEYPSVYTYATLLPATYNSMINPIIYAYRNAEIQRSIYMLLCGCFHSNKAYRSRSPSEV; the protein is encoded by the coding sequence ATGAATGAGTCGCTGGTGGTGAACGACTCCTCTGCGAGTCCAGCAGGGGAAGCTCTCCCATGGATGGAGGCTGAGTATGCAGAGCACAACGGCAGCATGGAGTTCTCCACCGCTTCATTAAATTTCCCCATTAACCCATGGGACATTATGCTCTGTATGTCTGGCACCGTAATCGCCTGTGAAAACGCCATCGTGGTAGCAATCATCTTCTACACTCCCACACTGAGGACTCCCATGTTTGTGCTGATTGGGAGCCTGGCCACGGCAGACTTCCTGGCTGGCATGGGATTAATCCTAAACTTTGTGTTCCAGTATGTGATCTCCTCTGAGACTATCAGCCTTATTACTGTCGGCTTCCTGGTGGCCTCTTTTACAGCGTCCATCAGCAGCCTTTTGGCCATCACAGTGGACCGTTACCTCTCCCTCTATAATGCGCTGACTTACTTCTCAGAGAAGACTTTGCAGTATGTACACCTGATGTTACTGGTGACCTGGGGGGTGTCTCTGTTCCTGGGTTTGCTACCTGTGCTCGGTTGGAACTGCCTGGACGAGCCTTCATCCTGCAGCATCGTCCGACCTTTGACCCGTAGCAACCTTATGGTCCTGGCAACCTCCTTCTTTGCCATTTTTATACTAATGCTTACCCTCTATTTTAAGATTTGTAAGATTGTGTGCCACCATGCTCACCAAATCGCCCTCCAGCAGCACTTTTTTGCTACATCACATTATGTAGCAACTAAAAAAGGGGTCTCAACTTTAGCAATCATCTTGGGAACATTTGGTGCCAGCTGGCTGCCGTTCGCTATTTACTGCTTGGTTGGAGAGAAGGAGTATCCATCAGTGTACACTTATGCTACACTTCTGCCAGCCACCTACAATTCCATGATCAACCCTATTATCTACGCCTACAGGAACGCAGAGATCCAGCGATCCATCTACATGCTTCTCTGTGGCTGCTTTCATTCTAACAAGGCCTACAGGTCCAGGTCGCCTAGTGAGGTCTAA